The sequence TGTGTATGGTTTCACACTACACGAGGCAACAACTTAATTGTTAAAAGTGCACTCTCGGAGAGACTAACAAACATAAAATTTCCCTTACAcggaggtaaaacaaaatctcTTCGTTAAAAGGGATATGTTTGTTATCAGTGTAATTGGATTACTGCCATTACACATACCAGGAATAATATAAGTGAATTAGTATTGTACTGTATTTGACAATCCTAGGACTTTCACCGAATCTTCTTTATGGGATTGAATGATACGTATGTATTATTGAAATACATTTATTCCTCTTTAGTTGCATTAATACTACAAATCTCAGTGAGTGTGACTTGTGAATGAGGAAATCGTAAACAAAACTCTTGtataagaaagatgaaaataacaaatgagcatcactcttaaaagactggATTCTACTGTGATGAAACAATAAGAAGAATAACATCTCATCTTTGAGGCACTTAATAGATGATTAAATCCTTCACAACATACGCTACCACAGTTATAATTAACATTCAAATATGTTCTATCAATACAATATTGTGCAACATTAGTCTCAATACACGTAGCCCATATGGAATTACAGTACAAAACACATAACAAAAATGACAAAACACAAAATCTTACGAAAAGGACAAACGAATTAACATTTATGAAGCGGATGAAGGTATATTCCCTCACACGGGGCTAAGTACCAAATCTCCTCTCACGGAAGATAAACATTGCCTCTCGTAGAAGCTAGACCCAAAGTTTCCTTACGCAAAGGACACACCAATTTCCCACCGCAGGGGACAACACTAAATATCCTCGCACAGAAGACGAACACAAATCTCCTTAGGATAAGGACAACACAATTTTCCTCACACAGAGGACGAACCAATTTTTATCTTGCAGGGGAGGAAGTTATATCTCCTGGAACAGAGGACAAACACCAAAATTTTCCCCATGCAGGGAATAAAGATTAAATTAATGTCGCACTTGTAAGGTGGTAAACAATGGAGTTACATATAAACAACCTATTTAATGAAACAAAACACACAATAAGTTACATACTGTATGCTATTTCAAACAGTAAATACGAATCCTCTCTTTTGGCATGTAAACAAGATCCGTGATCTCAGAACAAACATGTGCAATGAGACAAACTTGGTGAAATTAAGTAGCTACGTTACTAGTAAGAAAACTTTAAATTACGGTGCGCCAATTTGTTCTCTTGTACAAAGACACTTGCTAAGCATAcagggaacgttagttagaaaattAGGGAAGGTAAACGGCATGAAGGaaggtaaaccgaggtacaaaatgATACAAATTACATGTTAAAATGATAAAGTTACTTGACAGAACAAATAGACTAGTGCTCTCATTGAGCAGTTACATGGacgtttgttcaacataaaaaccttagttcaagcagtTTAGAATTTTCTGGTCATGAATGGAACCctccacaacacgtgggtgaaagGATTCGATACAAAAACGAAGTTCCTACGTCAAATTGTAGAGAACCTTCTAGGTTAtacagttctttccttaaacttgtGGTCGATACAATTAAATCATAATGACTACGGATCTCTCTTTCCAATTCAAGTCTGggcgtcccgatgtgcgatcgaccacgtgtGTCTGTTTTTTTGAGGCCCTTCTTCTTAACGTAGAGATAATTCTCTTTCCTTCTAGTTTTGCCAAACTCTCCTGAAGTTAAAGTAAAGTtagtcaaaatggcggtggccacgatcgtgcacatcgaggtgTCGATGGGCCTCATAGTCGACTTGCTAAGTGAAACACAACGCATGTTGATTGAGACATACTCTGAGTCCGTCTACCGGAATCTGGTAACGGAACTGCAGGAAGAGGTCAGAGCTGAGAGAACTGTACAAAAATCAGTATGTCAAACTAGAACCTAGTttggaagcccgaatcaggcacacgctgggtgaagctacgcgagcttctacccttctatacaatcgtatagacaaagtgaaaagcacTCCAACGGGGAATGTTGGTCTCCCTAAGTTGAAactgctgcctctccccacgtttgaaggagAAGTGCAGGAATACGCTTCGTACCGTgagctctttacgatacatgtagatagaagagccgatttagatgatgtatctaaatttacatatttgttgGGGACATTAGGCAAGGAGCCGCTTAGAATAgtgaaatctctaagtgtaaccacTGCGAACTATAGAATAGCGTTAGATCTTCTAGATAAACAATATGGCAATGTACACCAGACGCTCGTGATTTTGCACCAAAAATTAGCTAACATCTTTGTGCTGTCACTAGACcccgtagagctcaaaaggttccgtttcgagttaacaatcataattgaacaaattaaaaggctGAGTAAAGATGATATAGgtcagggcatggtcatgagcctcataaacCAAAAActatcagagggaaagctctacagAAAAGTGGTCTAGCATTTAAGAAAATATGATTACACGTTAGACGAGTTCTTTGAAGCAATAGACTttattataagaatgctcgaagatGATGCGTTGCAAAGAGGCGACAGACTTGAGCATGATAAAAGACCAGACAACAGTGTAAGAACAAAATCCAAACCcgtccacaataattcttgcccattttgtagcgaacggcacccgcctcacgcatgttgccaagtaactgacgtagctgccagacttCGCATTTTACTTAAAATGGGCCTCTGTTTCaattgtacaaagtcaggtcatcTTAGTGATAAATGTCCCATCCCAAATTCTTGCAAAAATTGTAATGCCAACcaccacaccgcaatttgcgatgattacaatgcgggaagacgaccgcaatTGATCCCAAGTAGTagcaatagtcaatcaacaacgtccgccccgtagtgaatgcgacgcctctACAGCATGAAACTGCCCCCTGTCCATCCAAGGCTAAAGtggaatctaaaccatgcaaaagcGCAAAGATCGCACAGAAGTCCGACGTAGACCTCCCATGCACCctcttgccaacggctatggcaGAAATCCATCAgaaacaaggtagcaagcgagtccgcctattcctcgactcaggaagccaaagGAGCTTCATATCAGTGAAAATCgcgagtcaattaggcctaccggttgtAGGACGAGTatcattgaatatagctccatttggctccgcggaaataagcggacaatacaatgtagtgagttgtagggttgagatgggaaaaagaaccGTGCGAATGAAGCTAGTGGCACACGAAAACgtagacgtcccaatacataacgctggttatgtaaaggtcagacagcatctgttgagtaagggagtcacgttagccgatccagcaaacaagTCCGATGTGCTGAAAAATGTccacatattagtaggggctgattacTTTAGCTACTTTATTATAGGCGTAGAGAaggtggatgggatcaatcttttcctgacacataatggtatgtcgccatatgggaaggtgccgcagtggctattgcAGGGGGAAAGGATTGAACAGGTAAAAACGCTTAGAGTGTGCAAAATCACGAACAAACCATAtcagtttgacgtagatgagtggtggcgtttggaccgtgttggcatcgccctatctgagcaatacactgttcgcgaggcggaagccacgcgaaaggtgtcgcaaagtgttCTGAAAAATCCTGAGGGATATCAGATTAGCCTACCATttgggtcggatgctaggccagatacgaactatcgaaacgcggtagcgcagttagagtcgttgcaaactaaattcaggaaggatagggaatattttgatcaataccagggagtgatagataaatatattgaagtgggttttatatctgaagtgaaagaacccaaggtggaaggttattatatgcggcactttggaatcaggaaagatagctgcaccaccccccttagaatcgtgttcaatgcctcggaaAAATCAAAGGgtagtaagtcattgaatgaatgcctcttacctggccccaatctgGTAGAATTAGCGTATCATTTGATCATAAGGTTTAGGATGAACCAATATGCTATGTTAGCTGACATCAGCAAAGCAAtccatcgtgtcttgttggatcctcgtgatgccaaatacacacgatttctgtggcgcgaggcagcaggtcgagcgctcacctttgcctttagagtcgtggtgttcggcatcacggcaagtccatttttgttacaacaagttttaaattatcatttcaaaggggaaggtaggccagatttggtgaaGTCTTTTTATGTGGATAATAATCTGGCCACTTTCGAAGATCTAGAGAGCATGAGGCGAGAGCAGGAGTCTGTCAATAAAATCTTAAAAGGAACGGGTATGCttttagaagggtgggcgtccaatcacttgaccttcgatagcgagaaacggtggagagagcctgtgagtgtgaacgtgcttgggctgcgatgggcccgggacgtagacagattgtgtgtgaaagaaagtaagagaatctgtgagttgggggagggatgggtgcctacgaagcgtagggtactttccctgttggtctcaatttacgatccgataggtttgataagcccattatttgtaagaggaaaacttttcctccaacaactatgggaggatgacgtgggttgggatgatgtgttaaaaggagaaaaagctagagaagcgagtgagttgttgagtgatttgaaagcggtgagcgaaatCACCTTTCCAAGAACGATAGGTAGGAAAGGTTAGAaatccatgtattcaccgatgccagcagtaaggcatacggcgcagtggcatataccagggacaaCCGCAATCAGGTAAGCCTAataactagtaaaatgaggatcactccgaaggggatgaacaaattgacaattcccaagctagaactgctagcattgttgctaggcagcagattagcgaagaccctcaaagagctgatagagccacgagagatagtcatgtggactgacagtaaggtcacgttggcatgggtagcatctcccgatgccaaggaccacaagaacatctttatatctaaccgagtggcggagattgtttttcttcagcaggtttgtcGATTCAGTTTGAACcatgtccccagtaaacagaaccctgctgatgtcctgtccagaggtgcaacgacgcaacaactgctagataactccctttggaggaacggtccagaattcctcaggaccacgggaaagcctgttccttgcaaggaggaagatccaaccCATGAAAACACCatagtagcggcggtacaagaaCTGAGGGAGGAAATGAGTCCTGCCCccccaggagagatatgggaaattctacaaaGGGAAGTAGAATTCCAATTCTTGTTGAAAGTTGTTAGggtaatcaaaaggtttacaaaaatagaacggcatccgttcagtattgttgtccaactagagcaaaaacattatttgcctacagtttatggttacttagagggcggagtcagaccccctcgtgaagttgctaattttgtcagacaattgaatctagtattaatagatagtcttatttgtactaggggacgagtgtcccaagtagaggaaacTAACCAGTTAATTCTCTTGctagccaaagggcatttagtcaggatttatttaagatatttacacTGTTTGcacttgcattgtggggtgaatacactaatgggtatctttcgacagaaatgctgggcgGCGGGtcacgttccattgcgaagcggaccgtgcgacaatgtccagaatgcgtgctagccttccagcctctgttGAGACAACCACCACCACCCCCTCTACCGAAGGAGAGGACCACCCTAACAaaaccctttacagcagtcggagtggaccacacagcggccatacagactGACACGcagccaggctacatactgatcgtgacatgcatggccagcagggccgtgtacctcgatttctgcccctccctggaagcggaagaattcgtatTAGCCCTAAGACAATTTTGCGCTACCCACGGTGCCCCGTCGTTCATCACGTCTGATAACCATCAAACGttcaaaactgccagccacctccttcagggactctatgaagaagatgaagtccagcagttcctgaggagaacgggcATAAAGTGGCaatttcagacgccccgtgcaccttggaaaggtgggttcttcgagcgcctgatcggggtaacgaaacggaccctccagatagccctcggaaagaagtacctaccGGACGCCCACGCACTAACCCTTGTGAAAGAAGCAgaggcagtggtgaataatcggccgcttatgtacagcggcgacaagtgcgaggatgaagtcctcaccccctcccatttgctaagaggacacccagtccacctcatggcaccaatcttgccGGACGAACACCTCAgcgcgaccttcacctcccggaggctacgtgatcgctacctaaagctgacagactctttgaaagcCTTCCGAGAGAGCTGGAGAagggaatatttgagtgccctgagagcccggcacgactgtcggtctgGGGAACCCTCTAAGCTGCACCCTGGAAACGTCGTGCTGgtaaagcaagaaaataaaaaaagagctacgtggccccttggacatgttgtggagacatatcctgacgacgacggagtagAGGGTGCGTAAAGTTTgccagcaggaatgccagggatcgttgagacgtctgggggcaaccaggaaatggctccaaCCACGACAACTCAACAACTAGCCACAGAAACCTTCGATAACGACGCTAATGGTGAGAATAATGCggttagtgagagaagtgaaagtGAAACAGAATCGAAGCAGAcggacgcacaaggacgttctgcacgcccattgagaagggctgccgcgaagcagcgagaactgatggaccgTCTGCTAAAGAGTGACGATATATAATGCatagctgcaaacagtgagtgaaaaagggAGTGCCctatctggtaggtagggagggtggaatgAAGAAATTGTAGGTGTGCATGGATCCACAGAAGTTGGAAGTTCGTCgggtgtggggaacggggacgggatggtctcttgTACTTACCaaccgagcgttgtacagagccaggcccctccctcttgttccccctAAGGTAATAGCCTACGTGTGGCAGTGTGAGAAGAGTGATTCGATTAATgtgattaagggcagattgccttgTGATCGAAttgttgtatgtattatatgtctgaatACATTTTTATTGCTATTCTTGTGTATATGTGCATGGAAtgatgattgtcttaggcccattgcctacttgcctttccaTTTGAATCGTTGTATGTATTATTTGTctgaatacatttctattgctattctCGTGTATATATGCATGGAAtgatgattgtcttaggcccattgcctacttgcctttccaTTTGGACTGTTGTATGTATCAtctgtctgggtacatttttttttattatttttgtgtacaCCCGTAAGAgttaattgccccggggtaacatggCTGTTGATGTACATTGTGTATGCTCTGTTAGAGTCGTTGTGGATcgctacgcaacgagcctaacagagtcttggagtagttactccccccccccccccgagtccagtcttgcctaattgaccgacgtttcacagcccctttatttcgggtgtggaggatgtcgggaatttcgaactgatcatttgaaagtcccgccatttaactccacaaacgttacgttaaattgagggaaggctaGAAGATCTCGCGGGCATtcagacgaatgactatggtctaatacgtgacggtattagagcctaaaacttaaccacctggtagggaaggagcgggtgttaaagaaattgagtatttgtaatttatgaatcatGAATGTAACATCATGTTACTATACCACgatgaaaatgtcttatgtatatgtttagagcccaGGACTCCCTAAGTTGGTggattatggcaaattatggccttcagccgaatcattaaGCCTCCCCTTGTATTTAaagtaagactttaacagtttctcagtcttgtggtaGATAAAAAGCTTTAACCAACCCCTTATGaattaataaggtaagaattccctcccatctgccaaggacactttagtcagcGCGGGAAATCGTAGTTTTCGTCGAAGCTGCAGGAGGTACGATCGTCCTCTTTGCCTAATATCCCCCAAACAAGTAAGTTGTCTCTATTGTTACGTCTCTGCTCCTTgtataaccaggtcggtttccccatagtttttttgtaagtgtgatgtgagttttgtatctgtacgtatttcggtgatccttgtgattggggatcagattCATTCGCTAAATTACGgtagaaagccttggtatgtggtctaccaaggtatTTTGTTAAAATTGGGTGTATTTTGTTCTCTTTTTtagtccgatgtggacttagtgtCCCACGAGCACGTGTAATTGTTTCGAgtgagatatttcatttattaagcagtgtaaatgttttaatatgttattcccttatcaaacaactatttttgtaataaaattgtaaagtgtagccgtattttgtttgattcctggacggttttgg comes from Palaemon carinicauda isolate YSFRI2023 chromosome 3, ASM3689809v2, whole genome shotgun sequence and encodes:
- the LOC137636414 gene encoding uncharacterized protein, yielding MLGGGSRSIAKRTVRQCPECVLAFQPLLRQPPPPPLPKERTTLTKPFTAVGVDHTAAIQTDTQPGYILIVTCMASRAVYLDFCPSLEAEEFVLALRQFCATHGAPSFITSDNHQTFKTASHLLQGLYEEDEVQQFLRRTGIKWQFQTPRAPWKGGFFERLIGVTKRTLQIALGKKYLPDAHALTLVKEAEAVVNNRPLMYSGDKCEDEVLTPSHLLRGHPVHLMAPILPDEHLSATFTSRRLRDRYLKLTDSLKAFRESWRREYLSALRARHDCRSGEPSKLHPGNVVLVKQENKKRATWPLGHVVETYPDDDGVEGA